In Humulus lupulus chromosome 6, drHumLupu1.1, whole genome shotgun sequence, a single genomic region encodes these proteins:
- the LOC133784778 gene encoding putative disease resistance RPP13-like protein 1 produces the protein MNLKFMVEKNDKDALMKSLISDDAGSNQKIYDVIPIVGMGGIGKTTLAQTLFNDEEVMKMFELKVWVYVSDKFDAMAVTKTILQQVAPDDARNDMDLNSLQVNLAKKLMGKKFLIVLDDAWADDYVQWKEVMKPFNNGVKGSKIIVTTRNKTVADSIGTVDPHYLKELSKDECWELFAKHASRGNLDMFIENPKLESIGREVAKKCNGLPLAAKVLGGLLRSTLNVERWEQIAASNIWEITDKRSKVLPAALEVRYLPAHLKKCFAYCSIFPKGYVFERQELVLIWMAENLVKHSKENRRMEEVGDEYFDELISMSFFQLRTNYNNKSYFVMHDFIVDLARVVSGKYCYLLEHNEDIDKFEKKTRHLGCATEVLCYGDKISSYDFKATRLRTFLSISDDSNSFVLPKCIPMDVVHNLLQKLKCLKVLSFRGYNITELADSIGELKYLRYLDLSGTRIVMLPESVTVLYNLQTLKLENCYRLKTLPKDMHHLINLRHFIISKTRLVEMPSQISKLMKLQMLTTFVVGKDNGAKIEELAKHPSLRGALSIKKLENVANITKASDQVNVLNKKQLEKLRF, from the coding sequence ATGAACCTGAAGTTTATGGTAGAGAAGAATGACAAGGATGCTTTAATGAAGTCTTTGATATCAGATGATGCAGGCAGTAATCAAAAGATATATGATGTCATTCCCATAGTGGGAATGGGTGGGATTGGAAAAACTACCCTTGCTCAAACCCTTTTCAATGATGAAGAAGTGATGAAGATGTTTGAACTTAAGGTGTGGGTGTACGTTTCTGATAAATTTGATGCCATGGCTGTGACAAAAACCATTCTTCAACAAGTAGCTCCGGATGATGCTCGTAATGACATGGATTTGAATTCGCTTCAAGTCAATTTGGCAAAGAAGTTAATGGGAAAAAAGTTTTTGATTGTTCTAGATGATGCTTGGGCGGATGATTATGTTCAGTGGAAGGAAGTGATGAAGCCTTTCAATAATGGGGTAAAAGGCAGCAAAATAATAGTGACAACAAGAAACAAAACAGTTGCAGATAGCATTGGAACTGTTGATCCACACTATCTTAAAGAATTATCAAAAGATGAGTGTTGGGAACTATTTGCGAAACACGCATCTCGTGGAAATCTTGATATGTTTATTGAGAATCCAAAACTAGAAAGTATAGGCAGAGAAGTTGCTAAGAAATGTAACGGCTTGCCTTTAGCTGCTAAAGTTCTAGGAGGGCTCTTGAGATCGACGTTGAATGTTGAGAGATGGGAACAAATAGCAGCAAGTAATATTTGGGAGATAACTGATAAAAGGAGCAAGGTTCTTCCAGCGGCCTTAGAAGTGCGCTATCTTCCTGCACACTTGAAAAAGTGTTTTGCTTATTGTTCAATATTCCCAAAAGGTTATGTATTTGAAAGACAGGAGTTGGTCTTGATATGGATGGCAGAAAATCTGGTGAAGCATTCCAAAGAGAATAGGAGAATGGAAGAAGTTGGTGATGAGTATTTTGATGAATTAATATCTATGTCGTTTTTTCAACTGAGGACCAATTACAATAATAAGTCGTATTTTGTTATGCATGACTTTATAGTTGATTTGGCTAGAGTTGTTTCTGGAAAATATTGTTATTTGTTGGAGCATAATGAAGATATTGATAAGTTTGAGAAGAAGACTCGTCACCTTGGATGTGCCACGGAAGTCCTTTGTTATGGCGACAAAATATCTAGTTATGATTTTAAGGCTACTCGTTTGCGAACCTTTTTGTCAATAAGTGATGATTCCAATTCATTTGTTCTTCCTAAATGTATTCCTATGGATGTAGTGCACAATTTGCTGCAGAAGTTGAAATGTTTGAAAGTTCTATCTTTTCGTGGTTACAATATCACTGAGTTGGCTGATTCGATTGGTGAACTAAAATATCTTCGCTATTTAGACCTTTCTGGCACCAGAATTGTGATGTTGCCAGAATCTGTAACTGTATTGTACAATTTACAGACATTGAAATTAGAAAATTGTTATCGACTTAAAACTCTGCCTAAAGATATGCATCATCTCATTAATTTGAGACATTTTATTATCAGCAAAACTAGGCTAGTAGAGATGCCAAGTCAAATAAGTAAATTGATGAAACTCCAAATGTTGACAACATTCGTTGTGGGAAAGGATAATGGTGCTAAAATAGAAGAGTTGGCAAAACATCCAAGTCTTCGAGGAGCACTTTCCATTAAGAAGTTAGAAAATGTGGCCAATATTACCAAAGCATCGGATCAAGTCAATGTACTAAATAAGAAGCAACTTGAGAAATTGAGATTTTAA